One window from the genome of Spiractinospora alimapuensis encodes:
- a CDS encoding DUF3151 domain-containing protein, with translation MSPMHENLLGGPPPTYLPETPEPAAALAAASDPTEVAAKYPTFSAAWAELAQRAIADGQVVTAYAYARTGYHRGLDQLRRSGWKGHGPIPWEHEPNRGFLRCLHVLARAAGEIGETDEAERCTTFLQDSSAEAAAALKDA, from the coding sequence ATGAGTCCGATGCACGAGAACCTGCTCGGTGGGCCGCCTCCCACCTACCTGCCGGAGACCCCCGAACCCGCCGCCGCGCTCGCCGCGGCCAGCGACCCCACCGAGGTCGCGGCCAAGTATCCCACGTTCTCCGCGGCCTGGGCGGAGCTCGCCCAGCGGGCCATCGCCGACGGCCAGGTGGTCACGGCCTACGCCTACGCGCGCACCGGTTACCACCGTGGGCTGGACCAACTGCGTCGGTCCGGCTGGAAGGGGCACGGCCCCATCCCGTGGGAGCACGAGCCCAACCGCGGCTTCCTGCGCTGCCTGCACGTGCTCGCGCGCGCGGCCGGCGAGATCGGGGAGACCGACGAGGCCGAACGGTGCACCACGTTCCTCCAGGACAGCAGCGCCGAAGCCGCCGCCGCGCTCAAGGACGCCTAG
- a CDS encoding DUF3592 domain-containing protein encodes MPWQFYAVHLLLGTVFVGFGGYRLWRERELRVGGVSTYAVIVAHDVHYGAGDPGGIHVENRSADPGRPTRFPWSVGTGDRSLTQAPIVEFTTAEGRTVRARSRVSTTATSFTPGRVVTVHYDLASPQEVAIDGHGRGLLRLFVAIGVLLFVIATVFAVVPDDELGPWIAAGVPLILGSAFLGIGGHGVARVVNTRRRGTAATGTIVGESTSSTREGITLYHPVVRFQLPTGHTVDVPSERGRVLGRPQRGENVTVRYLPEDPYRMALAGDRPRPLFVLFSFVGALILAGGLIVTAIVVL; translated from the coding sequence ATGCCGTGGCAGTTCTACGCGGTGCACCTGCTGCTCGGGACGGTGTTCGTCGGCTTTGGTGGGTACCGGTTGTGGCGGGAGCGCGAGCTTCGTGTCGGGGGTGTCTCGACCTATGCGGTGATCGTCGCGCACGACGTCCACTACGGTGCGGGAGATCCCGGGGGCATCCACGTCGAGAACCGGTCCGCGGATCCCGGCCGGCCCACGCGGTTCCCCTGGTCGGTCGGGACCGGGGACCGGAGCCTGACGCAGGCGCCGATCGTCGAGTTCACCACGGCGGAGGGGCGGACGGTCCGTGCGCGGTCCCGGGTCAGTACGACCGCCACGAGCTTCACCCCGGGGCGCGTCGTCACCGTGCACTATGACCTGGCCTCCCCCCAGGAGGTCGCGATCGACGGGCACGGACGTGGCCTCCTACGGCTGTTCGTCGCGATCGGGGTGTTGCTGTTCGTCATCGCCACCGTATTCGCCGTCGTCCCCGACGACGAGCTGGGGCCGTGGATCGCCGCCGGGGTGCCGCTGATCCTGGGCAGCGCCTTTCTCGGGATCGGTGGCCACGGGGTGGCGCGGGTGGTGAACACACGCCGGCGCGGGACGGCCGCCACCGGAACGATCGTCGGCGAGTCGACGTCGTCCACCCGGGAGGGCATCACGCTGTACCACCCGGTGGTGCGGTTCCAGCTCCCCACCGGGCACACCGTCGACGTGCCGTCCGAGCGTGGCCGCGTCCTCGGCCGTCCACAGCGTGGGGAGAACGTCACCGTGCGGTACCTGCCGGAGGACCCCTACCGGATGGCTCTCGCCGGAGACCGCCCGCGCCCCCTGTTCGTGCTCTTCTCGTTCGTCGGGGCACTCATTCTGGCGGGGGGACTGATCGTGACGGCGATCGTCGTCCTGTGA
- a CDS encoding trans-sulfuration enzyme family protein, giving the protein MQYWTYTWNQNWEKLRHMAQNDAFDPTTPELSPSSRAIHTEAPADLGGAPLGIPLYQSQVYRFAKADQLADALAGPGAPFVYGRHGNPTVAAFEQAMADLEGGAAAWAAGSGMGAITSTVLGLLGAGDHVVAQNAIYGGTRTVLSDLAARWGLEVSYVDPTPDAVRAALRPNTRLVHLETIANPTGAVHDLKGIAAVAREAGAYTVVDNTFATPLLCRPIEHGADIVVHSATKYIGGHADVLGGVAVFADRGVLDTVWPRVAEYGSALDPFAAWLLARGLQTLGVRMRQHSANTLELATRLDRHPGVRRVHYPGLPDHPSHARATELLDGGYGGVLAFELDGGREAGRTFIEAVRLVSLSASLGDVKSLAMHPATVSHRHLTSEELAAAGIDEGLIRFSVGIEDVEDIWRDVDQALAHATGA; this is encoded by the coding sequence ATGCAGTATTGGACCTACACCTGGAATCAGAACTGGGAGAAACTGCGGCACATGGCACAGAACGACGCGTTCGACCCGACCACCCCCGAGCTTTCCCCCAGCTCCCGCGCGATCCACACCGAGGCACCGGCGGACCTTGGCGGCGCGCCGCTCGGGATTCCGTTGTACCAGAGCCAGGTGTATCGCTTCGCCAAGGCCGACCAGCTCGCCGACGCGTTGGCGGGCCCGGGAGCTCCCTTCGTCTACGGCCGGCACGGAAACCCCACCGTGGCGGCCTTCGAGCAGGCCATGGCCGACCTGGAGGGTGGCGCCGCCGCGTGGGCCGCCGGTTCCGGTATGGGCGCGATCACCTCGACCGTCCTGGGGCTGTTGGGCGCGGGGGACCACGTGGTGGCGCAGAACGCCATCTACGGCGGCACCAGGACCGTGCTCAGTGACCTCGCGGCCCGGTGGGGCCTGGAGGTCAGTTACGTCGACCCCACGCCCGACGCCGTGCGCGCCGCGCTGCGTCCCAACACCAGGCTGGTGCACCTGGAGACCATCGCCAACCCGACCGGCGCCGTGCACGACCTCAAGGGCATAGCCGCGGTGGCCCGGGAGGCGGGTGCCTACACGGTCGTGGACAACACGTTCGCCACACCGTTGCTCTGCCGCCCGATCGAACACGGGGCGGACATCGTGGTCCACTCCGCCACCAAGTACATCGGGGGACACGCCGACGTACTGGGCGGCGTCGCGGTGTTCGCCGACCGTGGCGTGCTCGACACGGTGTGGCCCCGCGTCGCCGAGTACGGCTCAGCGCTGGACCCGTTCGCGGCGTGGCTCCTCGCCCGGGGGCTGCAGACCCTCGGTGTGCGGATGCGGCAGCACAGCGCCAACACCCTGGAGCTCGCCACGCGCCTGGATCGGCATCCTGGGGTACGCCGCGTGCACTACCCCGGCCTCCCGGACCACCCCAGCCACGCCCGTGCCACGGAGCTGCTCGACGGAGGCTACGGCGGGGTCCTCGCCTTCGAACTGGACGGAGGCCGCGAGGCCGGCCGGACGTTCATCGAGGCGGTGCGTCTGGTCTCGCTCTCCGCGTCCCTCGGTGACGTCAAGTCACTCGCCATGCACCCCGCGACCGTCTCCCACCGCCACCTCACCAGTGAGGAACTCGCCGCCGCCGGCATTGACGAGGGGCTCATCCGGTTCAGCGTCGGGATCGAGGACGTCGAGGACATCTGGCGGGACGTGGACCAGGCCCTCGCCCACGCGACCGGGGCCTGA
- a CDS encoding response regulator transcription factor, translating to MARVTDTDQVSVLIVDDDPLLRTGLRMMLDGAEGIRVVGEAADGTEVENEVRRTAPDVVLMDIRMPGMDGLAATRRLRSRQSAPEVIVLTTFDADSHVLGALRAGAAGFVLKDTSPPEIVAAIHRVAHGDPVLSPSVTRRLMNRVAESDQDRRRRQAQDRLAVLNERERAVADAVGSGKSNAEIAADLYLGVPTVKTHVSNILTKLDLNNRVQVALLVHDARAGEPE from the coding sequence GTGGCCCGCGTGACCGATACCGACCAGGTGAGCGTGCTCATCGTCGACGACGACCCCCTGCTGCGAACCGGCCTACGCATGATGCTCGACGGCGCGGAGGGAATCCGCGTGGTGGGCGAGGCCGCCGACGGCACCGAAGTCGAGAACGAGGTCCGCCGCACCGCCCCCGACGTCGTGCTGATGGACATCCGCATGCCCGGCATGGACGGGCTCGCCGCCACGCGACGGCTCCGATCCCGCCAGTCCGCGCCCGAGGTGATCGTGCTGACCACCTTCGACGCCGACTCCCACGTCCTGGGGGCGCTGCGGGCCGGAGCCGCCGGGTTCGTCCTGAAGGACACCTCACCGCCGGAGATCGTCGCCGCCATCCACCGCGTCGCCCACGGCGATCCGGTCCTCTCCCCCTCCGTGACCCGACGCCTGATGAACCGCGTCGCCGAGTCAGACCAGGACCGGCGCCGCCGCCAGGCCCAGGACCGGCTGGCGGTCCTGAACGAACGGGAACGGGCGGTGGCCGACGCGGTCGGATCCGGAAAGTCCAACGCCGAGATCGCCGCGGACCTCTACCTCGGGGTTCCCACGGTGAAGACCCACGTGTCCAACATCCTCACCAAACTCGACCTCAACAATCGCGTCCAGGTCGCCCTCCTCGTCCACGACGCCCGCGCGGGGGAACCGGAGTAG
- a CDS encoding YqeB family protein, which translates to MTYGEGTVTPHGAPETTLTRPRGEWALIWLGFPLAGAVLGWLLPRLAEWLVGFDWLPLPGPVELAANLPELPAAIGGAVLGIVGGVVLALMSESEYVTVTVRDDELRTVRDNRPRTVERANVDAVFVDGKDLVVVGPDAREVLRQGGDLPDRERLRAALEEHGFPWMEEDPHAEEYRRWVDGLPELSTSANALLKARAKALENDKADDAEELRSELVALDVMLRDRDGKQHFRVVR; encoded by the coding sequence ATGACGTACGGGGAGGGAACCGTGACACCACACGGAGCGCCAGAGACCACGTTGACGCGGCCCCGAGGAGAGTGGGCCCTGATCTGGCTCGGCTTCCCGCTGGCGGGGGCGGTGCTGGGCTGGCTGCTGCCCCGCCTCGCCGAGTGGTTGGTGGGATTCGACTGGCTGCCGCTGCCCGGTCCGGTGGAGCTCGCGGCGAACCTGCCGGAGCTTCCGGCGGCGATCGGCGGCGCGGTGCTCGGCATCGTGGGCGGGGTGGTGCTCGCGCTGATGAGCGAGAGCGAGTACGTCACCGTCACCGTGCGGGACGACGAGCTTCGCACGGTACGCGACAACCGTCCACGCACTGTGGAGCGCGCCAACGTCGACGCGGTGTTCGTGGACGGAAAGGACCTCGTGGTGGTGGGACCGGACGCGCGGGAGGTGCTTCGCCAGGGCGGCGACCTCCCCGACCGCGAGCGTCTGCGCGCCGCGCTGGAGGAACACGGATTCCCGTGGATGGAGGAGGACCCCCACGCCGAGGAGTACCGTCGTTGGGTCGATGGTCTCCCCGAACTGTCGACCTCGGCGAACGCACTGCTGAAGGCGCGAGCGAAGGCCCTGGAGAACGACAAGGCCGACGACGCCGAGGAGCTGCGTTCCGAACTGGTGGCGCTCGACGTGATGCTCCGCGACCGTGATGGCAAGCAGCACTTCCGCGTCGTCCGTTGA
- a CDS encoding response regulator transcription factor has translation MIQVLLVDDQPLARAGLRRILEPEDDLTIVGECADGDEVVDAVSAHRPDVVVMDVRMRRVDGATATRHLRTGTLPPPVLILTTFDDDETVAAALGAGAAGFVLKDAPGEDIVRATRTVATGGSWLDPQIAGQVLATYRRVWGRGGKATATDLTDRERDVLHHVGRGSTNAEVAAALHVSEATVKTHLGNILTKLDLRDRPAAIVFAHDHGLV, from the coding sequence GTGATCCAGGTCCTGTTGGTGGACGACCAACCCCTCGCCCGCGCCGGCCTGCGACGCATCCTTGAGCCCGAGGACGACCTGACCATCGTGGGCGAGTGCGCCGACGGTGACGAAGTCGTGGACGCGGTCTCCGCCCACCGGCCGGACGTCGTGGTGATGGACGTCCGGATGCGCCGTGTGGACGGTGCCACCGCGACCCGCCACCTACGTACGGGAACCCTGCCGCCCCCGGTGCTGATCCTGACCACCTTCGACGACGACGAGACCGTCGCTGCGGCCCTGGGTGCCGGCGCGGCGGGCTTCGTGCTGAAGGACGCCCCCGGAGAGGACATAGTCCGGGCGACCCGCACCGTGGCCACCGGCGGGTCGTGGCTCGACCCACAGATCGCGGGGCAGGTGTTGGCGACCTACCGGCGGGTGTGGGGCCGGGGCGGCAAGGCAACGGCCACCGACCTCACCGACCGAGAGCGCGACGTCCTCCACCACGTCGGGCGAGGCTCCACCAACGCGGAGGTCGCCGCGGCCCTCCACGTCAGCGAGGCGACGGTCAAGACCCACCTCGGCAACATCCTCACCAAACTCGACCTCCGCGACCGCCCGGCCGCCATCGTCTTCGCCCACGACCACGGCTTGGTGTGA
- a CDS encoding TIGR03086 family metal-binding protein has product MIDIEPAARRMRNLAAGVPDDELAAPTPCAEMRVGDLLDHVLTLAWAFRLAAEKETTAADGPPPVPKAENLPSDWRTRLDHRLGALVEAWSDPTAWEGETAVGGVAAPGEEVGMIALDELVLHGWDLARATGQEYVCPQDDAEACYAFVSAVPPDDPAAREGLFGPVVPVPQDAPLFDRVLGLSGRDPKWTPPASG; this is encoded by the coding sequence ATGATCGATATCGAGCCGGCCGCACGGCGAATGCGGAACCTGGCCGCTGGCGTTCCCGACGACGAGCTGGCCGCACCGACACCGTGTGCGGAGATGCGGGTGGGCGACCTGCTGGACCACGTCCTGACGCTCGCGTGGGCCTTTCGGCTCGCCGCCGAGAAGGAGACGACAGCGGCGGACGGCCCGCCCCCGGTTCCGAAGGCGGAGAACCTGCCGTCGGACTGGCGGACGCGGCTTGACCACCGGCTCGGCGCTCTGGTCGAGGCCTGGTCGGATCCCACCGCGTGGGAGGGAGAAACCGCGGTCGGCGGCGTGGCGGCGCCTGGCGAGGAGGTCGGGATGATCGCCCTCGACGAGCTGGTCCTGCACGGGTGGGACCTCGCCCGCGCCACCGGGCAGGAGTACGTGTGCCCCCAGGACGACGCCGAGGCGTGCTACGCCTTCGTCTCCGCAGTCCCACCCGACGATCCCGCCGCACGCGAAGGCCTGTTCGGCCCCGTGGTCCCGGTCCCCCAGGACGCCCCGTTGTTCGACCGAGTGCTGGGCCTCAGCGGTCGCGACCCGAAGTGGACACCGCCCGCGTCCGGCTGA
- a CDS encoding aminotransferase-like domain-containing protein, whose translation MPEPISPEALSALLGRWANGRGPLYLLLATRLRALIDEGTLPSDTPLPPERRLATLLAVGRGTVVACFDRLREDGYVLRRQGSGTRVAPRSQPVAHTVGNAPNTPQFLSMFQENTTDAVLLACVAPDAPPRELQDAYAQAADQLTTVHGDIGVHPAGHPALRQAVAERYTHRGLPTTPDQILVTNGAQQALDLLVRGYVSAGDTVLCENPTYPGALALFGAASAVVRTVPVGGEGVDVTRLLDRFAGSRPVLAYLIPTFHNPTGTVIPPARRRRIAAAARQYDVMLVEDETMVDLPFDDPAPPPLASYPGGEQVVTVGSLSKSVWGGLRIGWVRADAEVISQLLRLRTLAGMSGEFCSQLAAASLFPVLDDLAHRRATALRHRFEHLVNEFAEHLPTWQWVRPQGGQSMWVRLPEGEAGAYTQIAARHGVVLLPGDALTPGGGTSPWVRIPFSGDRDTLSTAVRRMRAAWVDYAARRPLRASTLDQMVM comes from the coding sequence GTGCCTGAACCAATCTCCCCCGAGGCTCTGTCCGCCCTGCTCGGCCGGTGGGCGAATGGGCGTGGACCGCTGTATCTGCTGCTCGCCACGCGTCTTCGTGCCTTGATCGACGAGGGCACCCTCCCCTCGGACACCCCGCTGCCTCCGGAACGTCGGCTGGCGACGCTGCTGGCAGTGGGGCGAGGCACGGTCGTGGCCTGTTTCGACCGACTGCGTGAGGATGGTTACGTTCTGCGTCGACAGGGCAGCGGAACGCGTGTGGCGCCTCGGAGCCAGCCGGTCGCCCACACCGTGGGCAACGCTCCCAACACCCCCCAGTTCCTCAGCATGTTCCAGGAGAACACGACCGACGCGGTGCTGCTCGCTTGTGTCGCCCCGGACGCTCCACCACGCGAGCTCCAGGACGCCTACGCCCAAGCCGCGGACCAGTTGACCACCGTGCACGGCGACATCGGGGTCCACCCCGCCGGCCATCCGGCGCTGCGCCAGGCCGTGGCGGAGCGCTACACCCACCGCGGACTCCCCACCACCCCCGACCAGATCCTGGTCACCAACGGCGCGCAGCAGGCGCTCGACCTCCTGGTCCGCGGGTATGTCAGCGCCGGGGACACGGTGCTGTGCGAGAACCCCACCTATCCGGGCGCGCTCGCCCTCTTCGGTGCGGCCTCGGCGGTCGTACGCACGGTGCCCGTGGGCGGGGAAGGTGTGGACGTCACGCGTCTGTTGGACCGGTTCGCCGGCTCCCGCCCGGTGCTCGCCTACCTGATCCCCACGTTCCACAACCCGACGGGGACGGTCATCCCGCCCGCGCGGCGGCGACGAATCGCGGCGGCGGCGCGCCAGTACGACGTGATGCTGGTCGAGGACGAGACCATGGTCGACCTTCCCTTCGACGACCCCGCTCCGCCCCCGCTCGCCTCCTACCCCGGCGGGGAACAGGTGGTGACGGTGGGATCCCTGAGCAAGTCGGTGTGGGGCGGGCTTCGGATCGGCTGGGTGCGGGCCGACGCGGAGGTGATCTCCCAACTCCTCCGCCTCCGCACACTGGCGGGAATGAGCGGGGAGTTCTGCTCCCAACTGGCGGCGGCAAGCCTGTTCCCCGTCCTGGACGACCTCGCCCACCGCCGGGCGACCGCGCTGCGCCATCGGTTCGAACACCTGGTCAACGAATTCGCCGAACACCTTCCCACCTGGCAGTGGGTTCGTCCGCAGGGGGGACAGAGTATGTGGGTCCGCCTCCCCGAGGGAGAGGCCGGTGCCTACACGCAGATCGCGGCCCGGCACGGGGTGGTGCTCCTCCCCGGCGACGCCCTCACCCCAGGGGGCGGCACCTCCCCCTGGGTGCGGATCCCCTTCTCCGGCGACCGGGACACGCTGAGCACCGCGGTCCGACGGATGCGCGCGGCCTGGGTTGACTACGCCGCGCGCCGACCGCTGCGCGCGAGCACTCTCGACCAGATGGTCATGTGA
- a CDS encoding RidA family protein encodes MTNGVTLVRNDDLTDAVDYAYAAVASMPARAVWTAGACPLDDAGNTVAVGDYAGQAERVMRNLATALEGAGANLQNVVKTTVYVASSRQDDLVAAWNVVRAHMGDHDAPSTLLGVACLGYDDQLVEVEAVAVTH; translated from the coding sequence ATGACCAACGGGGTAACACTGGTCCGCAACGACGACCTCACCGACGCGGTGGACTACGCCTACGCGGCGGTGGCGTCCATGCCCGCTCGGGCCGTGTGGACGGCGGGGGCCTGTCCACTGGACGACGCGGGCAACACCGTCGCGGTCGGCGACTACGCCGGCCAGGCGGAGCGGGTGATGCGCAACCTGGCGACGGCGCTCGAGGGCGCCGGGGCGAACCTGCAGAACGTCGTGAAGACGACCGTCTACGTGGCGTCCTCCCGCCAGGACGATCTGGTGGCCGCCTGGAACGTGGTGCGGGCGCACATGGGTGACCACGACGCGCCGAGCACCTTGCTGGGCGTCGCGTGCCTCGGCTACGACGACCAGTTGGTGGAGGTCGAAGCGGTCGCGGTCACGCACTGA
- a CDS encoding FAD-dependent monooxygenase, with amino-acid sequence MTRTAVVIGAGIGGLATSVGLVRGGWDVTVLERWPDVVTTGTALGIHPSAQDALRALGLGDDLHARTVPYRSATVRRPDGRRVSRLPLERIERRHGEPVRMLSRGALMELLRSAIPTARVSTGVTITDPSQLRRDYDLVVGADGIRSTVRGAFFDDVARVRYAGVVAWRGVTDVRPPEYGETWGPGQIFGITPQGPGTTNWYAAVATAPTSTESFADLRARFRGWHAPIPRILAEADADEVLCHPIHELAPHLSSFVVGNVALVGDAAHAMTPSLGQGACQALLDSVALTRALAREDHVPRALARYDARRRGPAQRVVTSSRWMTRLAGTRHAAARDALLRVLPG; translated from the coding sequence GTGACACGCACGGCCGTCGTCATCGGCGCCGGGATCGGCGGCCTCGCGACCAGTGTCGGTCTGGTGAGGGGCGGATGGGACGTGACGGTCCTCGAGCGCTGGCCCGACGTCGTCACGACCGGGACCGCCCTGGGGATCCACCCGTCTGCACAGGACGCCCTCCGCGCGCTCGGCCTCGGGGATGACCTCCACGCGCGCACGGTGCCGTACCGATCCGCCACGGTCCGCCGCCCCGACGGGCGCCGCGTCTCCCGCCTGCCGCTGGAGCGGATCGAACGCCGGCACGGCGAGCCGGTGCGGATGTTGTCCCGCGGTGCGCTGATGGAGCTCCTCCGGTCCGCGATCCCCACGGCACGGGTGTCGACCGGGGTCACCATCACTGATCCGTCCCAGCTCAGGCGGGACTACGACCTCGTCGTCGGTGCCGACGGCATTCGCAGCACGGTCCGTGGGGCGTTCTTCGACGACGTCGCTCGCGTGCGCTACGCGGGGGTCGTCGCGTGGCGTGGCGTGACCGACGTACGGCCGCCCGAATACGGTGAGACCTGGGGACCTGGACAGATCTTCGGGATCACGCCGCAGGGGCCCGGCACCACCAACTGGTACGCCGCCGTCGCGACGGCGCCCACCAGCACGGAGTCGTTCGCCGATCTCCGCGCGCGGTTCCGCGGGTGGCACGCACCGATCCCACGGATCCTGGCCGAGGCGGACGCCGACGAGGTGTTGTGCCACCCGATCCACGAGCTCGCGCCGCACCTGTCGTCGTTCGTGGTGGGAAACGTGGCACTGGTGGGGGACGCCGCACACGCCATGACCCCGTCGTTGGGCCAGGGAGCCTGCCAGGCGCTCCTGGACTCCGTCGCGCTCACGCGGGCCCTCGCGCGAGAGGATCACGTCCCCCGTGCGCTGGCGCGGTACGACGCCCGACGGCGCGGGCCGGCGCAACGCGTGGTCACCTCGTCGCGGTGGATGACGCGTCTCGCCGGAACGCGGCACGCCGCCGCGCGCGACGCGCTGTTGCGCGTCCTCCCCGGGTGA
- a CDS encoding TetR/AcrR family transcriptional regulator: MVENRERRDRLRDTAIEVLAADGARGLTHRAVDRVAGLPQGTTKNYFGTRDALLETTAERCVERYWMELRTAQDEVVRDRATLLDLLTRLVDRAVTHNRSRLVAYLELHAEGSRRPAIQEVLARLTEADLDAHLDAQRQAGLPATRRSAAMVVLGVNTALTYLVTQPRSTLEAYGLDDPGTYLRDLLTAVYPSSEASE, encoded by the coding sequence ATGGTGGAGAACCGAGAACGCCGCGACCGACTGCGAGACACCGCGATCGAAGTGCTGGCGGCGGATGGTGCCCGCGGGCTGACCCATCGTGCGGTGGACCGAGTGGCGGGACTTCCGCAAGGAACGACCAAGAACTACTTCGGGACCCGCGACGCGCTACTGGAGACGACCGCCGAGCGGTGTGTGGAGCGGTACTGGATGGAGCTGCGCACGGCGCAGGACGAGGTCGTGCGCGATCGGGCCACGTTGCTCGACCTGCTCACGCGGCTGGTCGACAGAGCGGTGACCCACAACCGGTCACGCCTCGTCGCGTATCTGGAGCTCCACGCCGAGGGATCGCGCCGCCCGGCGATCCAGGAGGTCCTCGCGCGCCTGACCGAAGCGGATCTCGACGCGCACCTCGACGCCCAACGGCAGGCCGGTCTCCCCGCGACGCGGCGCAGCGCGGCGATGGTCGTCCTCGGGGTCAACACCGCGCTCACCTACCTGGTGACGCAACCGCGCTCGACGCTGGAGGCGTACGGGCTGGACGACCCCGGCACCTACCTCCGTGACCTGCTGACGGCGGTGTACCCGTCGTCGGAGGCGTCGGAGTGA
- a CDS encoding sensor histidine kinase, with the protein MSTIESWARRRDVRARLTDTGAFVLALGYMSVWLVILVDDATVNVGVLQRNLVLALLACLALWWRRRWPVGVAAVLVPLAAVADLGQGALIIALFTVAAHRSTRATLTLAGAFLLLRAGLVLGFSDVTTDVAWVLVFSATTTIAAVGWGFFARRRTELMASLRDRAERAETEARLRAEQAQRSAREQVAREIHDVLGHRLSLLSVHAGALEYRPDASRDDVSHAARVIRDSAHAALQDLRTVVGVLRAPVGELPAPTEEDLARLVTETRAAGTPVEFVRAVEGTPPDDAVRAAYRVVQEGLTNVRKHAPGAGADVRLSGSARTGLTVDVTNTPPERPSEPPDTTGQGLLGLTERVTLLDGHLEHGPDQEGGFRLHAWLPWPA; encoded by the coding sequence ATGAGCACCATCGAGTCCTGGGCCCGACGCCGAGACGTCCGCGCCCGGCTCACCGACACCGGCGCGTTCGTGCTCGCTCTGGGATACATGTCCGTGTGGCTGGTCATCCTGGTGGACGACGCGACCGTGAACGTGGGCGTCCTCCAACGCAACCTCGTGCTCGCTCTCCTGGCCTGTCTGGCGCTGTGGTGGCGTCGCCGTTGGCCCGTCGGAGTCGCGGCCGTGCTGGTCCCGTTGGCGGCCGTCGCCGACCTCGGACAGGGCGCGTTGATCATCGCCCTGTTCACCGTCGCCGCGCACCGATCCACCCGGGCGACGTTGACTCTCGCCGGTGCCTTCCTCCTCCTTCGGGCCGGCCTCGTGCTGGGCTTCTCCGACGTCACCACCGATGTCGCCTGGGTGTTGGTCTTCTCCGCGACCACCACGATCGCCGCCGTGGGCTGGGGTTTCTTCGCGCGACGCAGGACCGAGCTGATGGCGTCCCTGCGAGATCGGGCCGAGCGGGCCGAGACCGAGGCGCGGCTCCGGGCCGAACAGGCACAGCGCAGCGCCCGGGAGCAGGTCGCCCGTGAGATCCACGACGTTCTGGGGCACCGGCTCTCCCTGCTCAGTGTGCACGCGGGCGCGCTCGAGTACCGGCCGGACGCCTCGCGGGACGACGTCTCCCACGCGGCCCGCGTGATCCGGGACAGCGCCCACGCCGCACTCCAGGACTTGCGCACCGTCGTCGGCGTCCTCCGCGCCCCGGTCGGTGAACTGCCCGCCCCGACCGAAGAGGACCTCGCCCGGCTCGTCACCGAGACCCGCGCGGCCGGAACCCCCGTTGAGTTCGTGCGCGCCGTGGAGGGAACCCCACCGGACGACGCCGTGCGAGCCGCCTACCGGGTGGTGCAGGAGGGGCTCACCAACGTACGCAAGCACGCACCCGGAGCGGGCGCGGACGTGCGGCTCTCCGGCTCCGCCAGGACCGGACTGACCGTGGACGTCACCAACACCCCGCCCGAACGCCCCTCCGAGCCCCCCGACACGACCGGACAGGGGCTGCTCGGTCTCACCGAACGCGTCACCCTGCTGGACGGACACCTCGAACACGGACCTGACCAGGAGGGTGGCTTCCGACTCCACGCCTGGCTACCGTGGCCCGCGTGA